One Methanolobus sp. WCC4 DNA segment encodes these proteins:
- a CDS encoding GNAT family N-acetyltransferase: MEELRAYVNDAFSEKVIEREVESSEVLYLICKDTKGEIYGYAKFLRSVVPDCVAHNEAIELQRLYVKDGEKGKGIGRLLSRNGDSISREKGFRVMWLRVWNGNTTAKNIYMKWGYTFCGEDWYEVGKEKRKVLVMMKHI; encoded by the coding sequence ATGGAAGAACTTAGAGCCTATGTGAATGATGCTTTCTCGGAAAAAGTGATCGAACGTGAGGTCGAAAGCTCAGAAGTTCTTTATCTTATCTGCAAGGACACAAAGGGAGAGATATATGGCTACGCAAAATTCCTGAGATCCGTAGTACCTGATTGTGTGGCACATAACGAGGCAATAGAATTGCAACGTCTTTATGTTAAAGATGGGGAGAAAGGTAAAGGTATTGGAAGACTTCTTTCCAGGAATGGGGACTCTATATCCAGGGAAAAAGGTTTCAGGGTGATGTGGCTGCGCGTATGGAACGGCAATACCACTGCTAAGAATATTTACATGAAGTGGGGATACACATTTTGCGGAGAAGACTGGTACGAAGTCGGAAAAGAGAAAAGGAAAGTGCTGGTCATGATGAAGCATATTTAA
- a CDS encoding 4Fe-4S binding protein, giving the protein MDDPLEFLRNIRSVAIATVDGNRPEVRIVDVMVHEDDKLYFVVARGKPYYEQLKANPYVSVVAMDENYVTVRVKGRIEFVDNGFLDRVFELNPVMNHIYPGDTREILEVFCLSKGTGEIFDLSTNTPKRERFAFGGEKVEEPGYRITDRCIACGICKDACPVGAISEGDIYVIESSLCLECGNCYEKCSYDAIERPSGF; this is encoded by the coding sequence ATGGATGACCCACTGGAATTTTTGAGGAATATAAGGTCAGTAGCCATTGCAACTGTTGACGGAAACAGACCGGAGGTCAGGATCGTTGATGTAATGGTCCATGAGGATGATAAACTGTATTTCGTGGTGGCAAGGGGAAAGCCCTATTATGAACAGCTGAAGGCGAATCCTTATGTGTCGGTAGTTGCCATGGACGAGAACTATGTCACAGTAAGGGTAAAAGGCAGAATAGAATTCGTAGATAATGGCTTTCTGGACAGGGTCTTTGAACTGAATCCTGTCATGAACCATATATATCCGGGGGATACAAGAGAGATACTTGAGGTGTTCTGCCTTTCAAAAGGTACAGGGGAGATATTCGACCTTTCAACGAACACTCCTAAACGTGAGAGGTTCGCATTCGGAGGGGAAAAGGTCGAAGAACCGGGCTACAGGATCACTGACAGATGCATTGCCTGTGGTATATGTAAAGATGCATGTCCGGTAGGAGCCATAAGTGAAGGTGACATCTATGTCATTGAAAGTTCTCTCTGCCTGGAGTGCGGCAATTGTTATGAGAAATGTTCTTATGATGCTATTGAAAGGCCATCAGGGTTCTGA
- a CDS encoding formylglycine-generating enzyme family protein gives MVTSPVRTLKNSIGMEFVLIPAGRSQISHIGPGELGFRIPDHQNIIMKSFYLGKYPVTQEQWEAVMGDHPSCFDGDGRPVECISWNEVQNFIKELNSMEETDKYSLPAENEWEYACKAGTGTRYSFGDSEAELDKYSWYYGNSEHMTHPVGQKEPNPWGLYDMHGNVWEWCKDKHHWSYEEALEEGTAWELAGNKAIVLRGGSWVNDPEKCYSISRSNFNSDYGTYSVGFRLLRSL, from the coding sequence ATGGTTACAAGTCCTGTCAGAACTTTGAAGAATTCCATAGGAATGGAATTCGTGCTGATCCCTGCCGGCAGATCCCAAATATCCCATATTGGTCCCGGTGAGTTGGGGTTCAGGATACCAGACCATCAGAATATCATCATGAAGTCATTCTACCTTGGAAAATATCCGGTCACACAGGAACAATGGGAAGCTGTGATGGGAGACCATCCTTCCTGTTTTGATGGGGATGGCAGACCCGTTGAGTGTATCTCATGGAACGAGGTGCAAAATTTCATCAAAGAACTCAATTCAATGGAAGAAACAGACAAATATAGCCTTCCAGCCGAAAATGAGTGGGAATATGCCTGCAAAGCTGGAACAGGTACCAGATATTCATTTGGAGACAGTGAGGCTGAACTGGATAAATATTCCTGGTACTACGGTAACTCAGAGCACATGACACACCCTGTAGGTCAGAAGGAACCAAATCCATGGGGACTATATGACATGCATGGAAATGTCTGGGAATGGTGTAAGGACAAACATCACTGGAGTTACGAAGAAGCCCTTGAAGAAGGCACGGCCTGGGAACTCGCAGGCAACAAAGCGATCGTTCTGCGTGGCGGAAGCTGGGTCAATGATCCCGAGAAGTGTTATTCAATATCCCGCAGTAATTTTAACTCAGATTACGGTACATATTCTGTTGGTTTCCGCCTTCTCAGGTCCTTGTGA
- a CDS encoding ATP-binding protein — MERTEELCELSDFHNRAIQNNISNDTSLFHSIFENAPLIMVVVSSERRVENINHTTSKTLGIKKEDALGLLGGELFSCVHSFDGDGCGKNENCKDCTIKNTVLDTFRTQENVYKREAELTIMIDDQPSKRDLIISTTHIYSAGHPKVLLTVDDVTEQKKTEHLLRESQQDLINAKVEAENANMAKSEFIAKMSHELRTPLNSVIGFSELLLTDSSGKLNSKQTQYVGNVKYSGKQLLELINGVLDLSKIEAKKMETLPEQFLVADAIFEVLEIISPLSREKSIEIEVLISKEVDWFYADRAKFRQILYNLIGNAIKFTPSGEKIWIKSDMISGELSVSVIDNGIGISSDDQKLLFEPFYQVDSSLSRKYQGTGLGLSLVKKFVELHDGNITVQSEPGKGSTFTFTMPVKENYGSNN; from the coding sequence ATGGAAAGAACAGAAGAACTCTGTGAATTGTCCGATTTTCATAATAGAGCAATTCAGAATAACATTTCTAATGATACATCTTTATTTCACTCTATTTTTGAGAATGCACCTTTAATAATGGTAGTTGTAAGTTCTGAAAGAAGGGTTGAGAACATAAATCATACTACTTCCAAAACTCTTGGAATAAAAAAAGAAGATGCCCTGGGATTACTGGGTGGAGAGCTTTTTTCCTGTGTCCATTCATTTGATGGCGATGGATGTGGAAAGAATGAGAACTGCAAAGATTGTACTATTAAAAATACTGTCCTTGATACCTTCCGGACCCAGGAGAACGTGTATAAGAGAGAGGCTGAGCTTACGATAATGATCGATGACCAGCCATCAAAAAGAGATCTAATAATATCCACTACGCATATATATTCCGCTGGCCATCCTAAGGTGTTACTGACTGTTGACGATGTGACCGAACAAAAAAAGACCGAGCATTTATTAAGGGAAAGTCAACAGGATCTTATCAATGCAAAGGTCGAGGCTGAAAATGCAAACATGGCAAAGAGTGAATTCATTGCAAAAATGAGTCATGAATTACGAACACCCCTGAACTCGGTCATTGGCTTTTCTGAACTCTTGCTCACGGACTCCTCTGGTAAATTGAATTCAAAGCAAACCCAATATGTTGGAAATGTAAAGTACAGCGGAAAACAATTACTTGAACTGATAAATGGTGTCCTTGACCTGTCAAAGATCGAAGCAAAGAAAATGGAAACACTGCCTGAACAATTCTTAGTAGCTGATGCCATCTTTGAAGTACTGGAGATCATCTCTCCTCTTTCGCGTGAGAAAAGTATTGAAATAGAGGTCCTGATAAGTAAAGAAGTTGATTGGTTCTATGCTGACAGGGCAAAGTTCCGTCAGATCCTTTACAATCTTATCGGGAATGCCATAAAGTTCACTCCTTCCGGCGAAAAAATATGGATAAAAAGTGATATGATATCTGGTGAACTGTCAGTATCCGTGATAGACAATGGTATTGGAATATCCTCAGATGATCAAAAACTTTTATTTGAACCATTCTATCAGGTCGATTCATCTCTTTCACGAAAATACCAGGGAACCGGTCTGGGTTTGTCACTTGTTAAAAAGTTCGTAGAACTGCATGATGGGAACATTACAGTACAAAGCGAACCTGGAAAAGGAAGTACGTTCACTTTTACAATGCCTGTAAAAGAGAACTATGGATCTAATAATTGA
- the rsgA gene encoding ribosome small subunit-dependent GTPase A: protein MDNEDRNEIIDISGNYDIPGWNVSLETAFAAYNGPYIPGRIAARHKTLFNILTEKGEVQATISGAMRKIGKQPVVGDHIVLLDQSDINSYTIVDILPRTSCLSRGAAGDSGEEQLIAANIDTIFIVTAVGHDLNVRRLERYLTIVHSSGARPVILINKIDLADNLSGDRADDPSGTIQEIKDIAGDVPVLTISALSKTDLDKLDHFMNPDESIALIGSSGVGKSTLINALLGHDIQKTLGVRADDDKGKHTTTVRQLFVLPNGTIFIDNPGIREIQLGDSSDGIDRTFSDIAELAHNCRFKDCTHQNEPHCAVKNAVAEGIITRERFDSYHKLNGELAFQTDKAEIGLKGVEKKKYKGIAIARKYMGSKRQ, encoded by the coding sequence ATGGATAATGAAGACAGGAACGAAATAATCGACATATCGGGCAATTATGATATACCCGGATGGAATGTTTCTCTTGAAACTGCATTTGCCGCATATAATGGACCATATATTCCCGGCAGGATAGCTGCCCGGCATAAGACTTTATTCAATATACTTACTGAAAAAGGCGAGGTGCAGGCGACAATATCAGGAGCCATGCGCAAGATCGGAAAGCAACCGGTTGTCGGGGATCATATTGTGCTGCTCGATCAGAGTGATATAAATTCATACACCATTGTGGATATCCTCCCACGCACATCCTGTCTTTCCAGAGGTGCTGCAGGAGATTCCGGTGAAGAACAGTTGATCGCTGCAAACATCGATACTATTTTCATCGTCACGGCTGTGGGGCATGACCTCAATGTAAGAAGACTTGAAAGATATCTCACCATCGTTCATTCTTCCGGAGCAAGACCCGTTATTCTGATCAACAAGATCGACCTCGCTGACAATCTATCAGGCGACCGGGCAGATGACCCATCAGGAACCATACAGGAAATAAAGGATATTGCCGGCGATGTTCCAGTGCTGACCATCAGTGCTCTTTCAAAGACCGATCTGGATAAACTTGATCATTTCATGAACCCTGATGAATCAATAGCACTCATCGGTTCCTCAGGGGTCGGGAAATCAACTCTGATCAATGCACTTCTGGGACATGATATACAGAAGACATTAGGTGTTCGTGCAGATGACGATAAAGGGAAGCACACCACTACTGTGAGACAGCTTTTCGTCCTGCCGAACGGGACGATATTCATTGATAACCCTGGCATCCGCGAGATCCAGTTAGGGGATTCATCCGACGGTATTGACAGGACATTCTCCGACATTGCTGAACTTGCACATAATTGCCGTTTTAAGGATTGTACCCATCAGAACGAGCCACACTGTGCTGTCAAAAATGCGGTAGCTGAGGGAATCATAACCCGGGAAAGGTTTGATAGCTATCATAAGCTGAATGGTGAACTGGCCTTTCAGACTGATAAGGCTGAGATAGGCTTAAAAGGAGTGGAAAAGAAAAAGTATAAAGGGATAGCGATCGCCAGAAAATATATGGGTTCTAAGAGGCAGTGA
- a CDS encoding (2Fe-2S) ferredoxin domain-containing protein — protein sequence MQKPETHIFVCASTRLNGMVKGVCENKKSHNLVGMFAEEVMDRDLEGEVMVTATGCVGLCEKGPIVMIYPQQIWYGEVTAGDIEDILDAVEEGGVVDRLLIS from the coding sequence ATGCAAAAACCAGAAACTCATATATTTGTTTGCGCAAGCACAAGACTAAACGGAATGGTAAAGGGCGTATGCGAGAACAAGAAATCACATAACCTTGTAGGAATGTTTGCCGAAGAAGTAATGGACAGGGACCTGGAAGGTGAAGTGATGGTCACTGCCACCGGATGTGTGGGTCTTTGTGAGAAAGGACCTATAGTAATGATCTACCCTCAGCAGATATGGTATGGCGAGGTCACCGCAGGTGATATCGAGGACATACTTGATGCAGTTGAGGAAGGCGGAGTCGTAGACAGACTGCTCATATCATAA
- a CDS encoding N-acetyltransferase, which yields MHDILIRDAERSDFDDVMQVEKEAFGYEKEANLVSQLLEDESAEPIISLLAFKGDEAVGHILFTRATIDGNNGSPLIYLLAPLAIKPEYQRQGIGGMLINEGLRKLKANGAEMVFVLGHESYYPRYGFKQDAGSMGFAAPYPIPEEHAGAWMVYPLSSKAVNRIKGRVVCADALNKPEHWRE from the coding sequence ATGCATGATATTCTGATAAGAGATGCAGAAAGATCGGACTTTGATGATGTAATGCAAGTCGAAAAGGAAGCTTTTGGTTATGAGAAGGAAGCAAATCTGGTATCTCAGCTTCTTGAAGACGAAAGCGCAGAGCCGATCATATCCTTACTGGCTTTCAAGGGTGACGAAGCAGTCGGACATATTCTTTTTACAAGAGCAACTATTGATGGAAACAATGGATCTCCGTTGATCTATCTTCTTGCACCTCTGGCAATTAAACCCGAATATCAGAGGCAGGGAATAGGTGGGATGCTGATCAATGAAGGCTTGAGGAAGTTAAAAGCAAACGGTGCTGAAATGGTCTTTGTTCTGGGCCATGAAAGCTATTACCCACGATATGGATTCAAGCAAGATGCCGGAAGTATGGGGTTTGCAGCACCTTATCCTATACCCGAAGAACATGCAGGTGCATGGATGGTCTATCCTCTGAGTTCAAAAGCTGTCAATAGAATCAAAGGTAGGGTCGTTTGTGCTGATGCTTTGAACAAACCGGAACACTGGAGAGAATAA
- a CDS encoding potassium channel family protein yields MLKEPEFRSTFMLAIITLAFGTIAYHLIEGWRWLDSLYFSVMTLTTIGYGDLVPVTDSGKIFTIIYVFMGLGILLALINATGEHFRKHQKDIPSLRAQNFLWDSGNSLQKMERDILENIQDDEEDHIRN; encoded by the coding sequence ATGCTCAAAGAGCCAGAATTCAGAAGCACTTTTATGCTTGCTATAATCACGCTTGCTTTTGGAACTATTGCATATCATTTGATAGAAGGATGGAGATGGCTTGATTCTTTATATTTCTCTGTGATGACGCTGACAACGATAGGTTATGGGGACCTCGTGCCGGTTACAGACTCGGGGAAGATCTTTACCATAATATACGTGTTCATGGGACTTGGGATACTGCTAGCTCTTATTAATGCCACAGGGGAGCATTTCAGAAAACATCAAAAAGATATACCGTCATTAAGAGCACAGAATTTTCTTTGGGATTCGGGAAACTCCCTTCAAAAAATGGAAAGAGACATTCTGGAAAACATCCAGGATGACGAAGAAGACCATATAAGGAATTAA
- a CDS encoding PEF-CTERM sorting domain-containing protein, with the protein MSIKQNMIFYMGVALILLMIFTGNAAANGEALYNIILTQDTDTNEVGTSHTVTATLYYAGNNAGEDWGVTFEVYGFNPQTSGTYYTDGNGQASFTYTGNNAGVDTIVAVSNEFGTSNTLTKTWTPREEIPEFPTIALPVIAVIGIAFVLMRRRE; encoded by the coding sequence ATGAGTATTAAACAAAATATGATATTCTATATGGGCGTGGCCTTGATACTTCTAATGATATTTACAGGGAATGCTGCTGCCAATGGAGAGGCATTGTACAATATAATTCTAACTCAAGACACTGATACTAACGAAGTTGGAACATCTCATACTGTTACAGCAACTTTGTACTATGCAGGTAATAATGCAGGAGAGGATTGGGGTGTGACATTTGAAGTATATGGGTTCAATCCCCAGACTAGTGGTACCTACTATACGGATGGAAATGGACAGGCATCTTTCACATACACGGGAAATAATGCTGGTGTCGATACCATTGTTGCGGTGTCCAATGAGTTCGGAACATCTAATACACTTACAAAAACATGGACTCCCAGGGAAGAAATACCTGAGTTCCCGACAATTGCACTACCTGTAATTGCAGTTATTGGTATTGCATTTGTGCTAATGAGGCGAAGGGAATGA
- a CDS encoding SdrD B-like domain-containing protein, producing MLLLIGNATAENIGDLVWEDMNRNGIQDAGEPGIEGVSVELHYNSTGSLAYSTTTVSNGYYRFDIDHGEACNEEFYVKFISPSGWVFTTPHAGADDTLDSDANPSSGETDSFGNLCDTNDYTRDAGLVREEKIPEFPTIALPVAAILGLAFFFKRRKQ from the coding sequence TTGTTACTGCTTATAGGAAATGCCACTGCCGAGAACATAGGGGATCTTGTATGGGAAGATATGAATCGTAATGGCATACAGGATGCAGGTGAACCTGGCATTGAAGGTGTATCAGTGGAGCTTCATTATAATAGCACCGGATCACTGGCTTATTCTACTACAACAGTTTCCAATGGATACTATCGTTTTGATATAGACCACGGAGAAGCCTGTAATGAAGAATTCTATGTGAAATTCATCTCTCCTTCCGGCTGGGTGTTCACCACTCCCCATGCAGGAGCAGATGATACATTGGATAGTGATGCAAATCCTTCAAGTGGAGAAACTGATAGTTTCGGGAATCTCTGTGATACAAATGACTATACACGGGATGCGGGCCTCGTCCGTGAGGAAAAAATACCAGAGTTCCCGACAATTGCACTCCCAGTAGCTGCAATACTGGGTCTGGCCTTCTTCTTCAAGCGCAGGAAGCAATAG
- a CDS encoding TrkH family potassium uptake protein: MRSRVVLGVLGPIIWLLSGFLTIPLIVALYYGEPLHIFVIPFVSAVIIAYILTLLFKRQKDEWNLKEGFFIVASTWLIAALLYSCPYMLEGVPPINALFESMSGVTATGATALPDIESHSKSLLFWRSLTQWLGGMGIIMLFVAILPKLGVAGRQMFRAEVPGLQEEKLRPRIRETAKILWLVYILLSVAEFIILMIAGLTPYDAITHTFTSISCSGFSPYANSIAAFSDPLVEGIFVVFMFLGGANFALHYKTIHTDRKSLIKDQEFKFYFLIIVSATLVLVYELFRAEVYSITDAFRYSIFQVISILTTTGYASVDFNLWPDSPRFILFLLMFIGGCAGSTSGGVKVVRLLLLLKYTKKVLLNVIHPKAVIPIRFNGKKVPEEIIQSIVSFLVIYILIFTASSTLLSMMGMDFITTLSASIATLGNVGPGLGLVGPMASFDNIPDPGKLILIANMWIGRLEVFTVIVLLTPAFWKH, translated from the coding sequence TTGAGATCACGGGTAGTCCTGGGAGTATTGGGTCCTATTATCTGGTTGCTTTCCGGATTTCTGACCATACCGTTGATCGTTGCCCTGTATTATGGGGAACCCCTGCATATCTTTGTCATTCCTTTTGTCAGCGCTGTGATCATTGCTTATATTTTGACATTATTGTTCAAAAGACAGAAAGATGAATGGAATCTAAAGGAAGGATTCTTCATTGTGGCATCGACCTGGCTCATTGCAGCACTGCTTTACTCCTGTCCTTACATGCTTGAAGGCGTACCCCCGATAAATGCCCTTTTTGAATCCATGTCCGGAGTGACAGCTACAGGAGCGACTGCGCTTCCTGATATAGAAAGCCATAGCAAAAGCCTGCTTTTCTGGAGAAGTCTGACCCAATGGCTAGGAGGTATGGGGATTATCATGTTGTTCGTTGCGATCCTCCCAAAACTAGGCGTTGCTGGGAGACAGATGTTCCGTGCAGAGGTACCGGGCCTTCAGGAGGAGAAACTTCGTCCGAGGATAAGGGAGACAGCCAAGATCCTGTGGCTCGTCTATATTTTGTTGTCAGTTGCAGAATTCATTATACTGATGATCGCCGGATTGACTCCGTATGATGCTATCACCCATACATTCACATCCATCTCATGCTCTGGTTTCTCTCCTTATGCTAACAGCATAGCAGCTTTCAGTGACCCCCTGGTAGAGGGGATATTTGTTGTATTCATGTTCCTTGGGGGAGCAAACTTTGCCCTCCATTACAAAACGATACATACTGACAGAAAAAGCCTGATAAAGGACCAGGAATTCAAGTTCTACTTTTTGATAATCGTATCTGCTACTCTTGTTCTTGTCTATGAGCTCTTCAGAGCCGAAGTCTATTCTATCACCGACGCTTTCAGGTACAGTATTTTCCAGGTCATTTCTATTCTGACAACAACAGGCTATGCAAGTGTGGACTTCAATCTCTGGCCGGATTCTCCCAGATTCATACTTTTCCTTCTAATGTTCATAGGAGGCTGTGCAGGCTCCACATCAGGCGGAGTGAAAGTGGTGCGTTTGCTCCTTCTGCTAAAATACACAAAGAAGGTCCTTCTCAATGTGATCCATCCAAAAGCTGTCATACCGATTCGCTTTAATGGTAAAAAAGTTCCTGAAGAGATCATCCAGTCCATAGTGTCCTTCCTGGTGATATATATCCTCATATTCACTGCCAGCTCAACCCTGCTTTCCATGATGGGGATGGATTTCATTACCACCCTTAGCGCTTCCATTGCAACACTTGGAAATGTCGGACCGGGTCTTGGTCTAGTAGGACCCATGGCCAGTTTTGATAACATACCTGACCCCGGGAAGCTGATCCTCATCGCCAATATGTGGATTGGAAGACTTGAGGTCTTCACAGTTATAGTGCTGCTGACACCGGCTTTCTGGAAGCATTGA
- a CDS encoding HD domain-containing protein, producing MKIRELISQYCSNTEKKGNGITIYTIDVPEPIETPELFSYMDHLSEDPFRKIWASDAYRMIATEIDGKLTVYEHVRMANYRIQLNDLQEKYELHKEADLAELADAFAFAVGAHKYDQRKSGTLYISHPMDVASTLLKENASIELVMAGLLHDVVEDTDVDIETIADKYGQQVADYVDAVTEPEELREPATCEKVQTWKERKEHTIRMMEMADSEIKLLSCADKLANIRDLLSELRMNGEDFWDKFNAPKNEQEWYYRSMLEAFATGPQNIANTRAYRNLRECVEELF from the coding sequence ATGAAAATACGCGAGCTTATCAGCCAGTATTGCAGCAATACTGAAAAAAAAGGAAATGGGATCACTATCTATACAATCGATGTTCCCGAACCCATAGAGACACCTGAACTTTTCAGCTATATGGATCATCTGTCAGAGGATCCCTTCAGAAAGATCTGGGCCAGCGATGCTTACAGGATGATAGCAACAGAGATAGATGGCAAATTGACCGTTTACGAACACGTAAGAATGGCAAACTACAGGATACAGTTGAATGACCTTCAGGAAAAGTATGAGCTACACAAGGAGGCAGACCTGGCAGAACTTGCTGATGCCTTCGCATTTGCCGTTGGTGCACACAAATACGATCAGAGGAAATCAGGGACTCTGTATATATCGCATCCAATGGATGTAGCGTCCACGCTTCTCAAAGAGAATGCATCCATTGAACTTGTTATGGCAGGATTGCTCCATGATGTTGTCGAAGATACCGATGTAGACATTGAAACAATAGCAGATAAATACGGTCAGCAGGTTGCTGACTATGTGGATGCTGTAACCGAGCCTGAAGAGCTCAGAGAGCCCGCGACCTGTGAAAAGGTACAGACCTGGAAAGAAAGGAAGGAACACACCATAAGAATGATGGAGATGGCTGACAGTGAGATCAAACTCCTCTCATGTGCAGACAAACTTGCCAATATCAGGGACCTTCTCAGCGAGCTAAGGATGAATGGAGAAGACTTCTGGGATAAGTTCAATGCACCTAAGAATGAACAGGAGTGGTATTACCGCTCAATGCTGGAAGCTTTCGCTACGGGGCCACAGAACATCGCAAATACCCGTGCATATCGAAATCTCAGGGAATGTGTGGAAGAGCTGTTCTGA
- a CDS encoding VOC family protein, with protein MGINNLFPVTITDKIGLCKDFYTEYFAFEVIFEAEWYIHLRNGSGIEIAFMLPDLENQPDFLNEPFSGKGIVLSFEVDDAKVEYDRLKGSGAPIVYHLKDEEWGQRHFMITDPAGMIIDIVQQL; from the coding sequence ATGGGCATCAATAATTTGTTTCCGGTCACAATAACAGATAAGATCGGGTTGTGTAAAGATTTCTATACCGAATATTTTGCGTTTGAGGTTATCTTTGAAGCTGAATGGTATATTCATCTCAGGAACGGATCAGGAATAGAGATTGCATTTATGTTGCCTGACCTGGAAAACCAACCAGATTTTTTGAATGAACCATTCTCAGGAAAGGGAATCGTACTTTCTTTTGAGGTTGACGATGCTAAAGTTGAGTACGATAGGTTAAAAGGATCAGGAGCTCCTATAGTTTATCATTTGAAGGATGAAGAATGGGGACAAAGGCATTTCATGATAACTGATCCTGCAGGCATGATCATTGACATTGTTCAACAATTATGA
- a CDS encoding VOC family protein: MEIDMVVEDAIGAADHYAELFGAMILSKTDMEKNLNEAILIIAGTEIRLLNENKDYDLFSPNSDMSSAMWISLTVEDIESLYEKALEMGGRSIQPITEYKEINVKNAVFEDKFGHVWVLNQVLV, from the coding sequence TTGGAAATAGACATGGTAGTTGAGGATGCAATTGGTGCAGCTGATCACTATGCAGAGCTGTTTGGAGCTATGATCCTGTCAAAGACCGATATGGAAAAGAACCTTAATGAAGCCATTCTGATAATCGCAGGTACAGAGATCAGGTTGTTGAATGAAAATAAGGACTATGACCTATTTTCGCCTAACAGTGATATGAGCAGTGCTATGTGGATAAGTTTGACTGTTGAAGACATCGAGAGTCTCTACGAAAAAGCACTGGAAATGGGTGGCAGATCAATTCAACCAATTACCGAATACAAAGAGATCAATGTAAAAAATGCGGTCTTTGAAGACAAGTTCGGTCATGTATGGGTTTTGAATCAGGTTTTGGTTTGA
- a CDS encoding MBL fold metallo-hydrolase, translated as MKIKYYRYNSFTIENKKVKIVIDPGRDLLWYKLNSLIPRPEWEGVTHILVTHGDPDHFVFTVPMAKKSKAQVICHEELAEDIASEKIDSVRSIDVGEVIDLKDFQVKGLKVVHGPLEAKLLFGLVDIKAEKQVHSHGTIKLLFGLIKLEKDDIDFARGSMGFKITIDNKIIVNLGDSLPQKEWEGLEPDILMIPIGGGMSMDQEEALEAVRSMAPKKVIPCHYNNDLLWQRNFYPADDQLFKREVEKMGIECTIMEYGDEIEV; from the coding sequence ATGAAAATTAAATATTATCGTTACAATTCTTTTACTATCGAGAATAAAAAAGTAAAAATTGTAATTGATCCAGGTAGAGATCTGCTCTGGTATAAACTTAACAGTTTAATTCCCAGACCAGAATGGGAAGGAGTTACTCATATCTTAGTCACTCATGGAGATCCCGATCACTTTGTTTTCACGGTTCCCATGGCAAAAAAGTCAAAAGCACAGGTCATTTGCCATGAAGAACTTGCAGAAGATATTGCTTCTGAAAAAATAGATTCAGTTAGATCAATTGATGTAGGCGAGGTTATTGATCTAAAGGACTTTCAAGTCAAAGGATTGAAAGTAGTACACGGTCCTTTAGAAGCTAAATTATTATTTGGCCTGGTAGACATTAAAGCAGAAAAACAGGTTCATAGTCATGGCACGATCAAACTATTATTTGGATTGATAAAGCTTGAAAAGGATGACATTGATTTTGCTCGCGGTTCAATGGGATTTAAAATAACAATTGATAATAAGATCATTGTCAACCTGGGAGACTCGCTTCCTCAAAAAGAATGGGAGGGTTTAGAACCAGATATATTGATGATCCCTATTGGTGGAGGGATGAGCATGGATCAGGAGGAAGCATTGGAGGCCGTGAGATCAATGGCACCTAAAAAAGTGATACCCTGCCATTACAATAATGATCTCTTATGGCAAAGGAACTTCTATCCTGCAGATGATCAACTGTTCAAGAGAGAGGTCGAGAAAATGGGTATTGAATGTACCATCATGGAATATGGGGATGAGATCGAAGTTTGA
- a CDS encoding 2TM domain-containing protein has product MEEKDTKLLRAQARVKELKNFYNHLILYLVIMALLFFIDYSDGGNWWVQWPIIGWGIFVVIQGINVSKFGKNWEDKKIKEIMEKEED; this is encoded by the coding sequence GTGGAAGAGAAAGACACGAAATTATTACGTGCACAGGCACGGGTAAAGGAACTTAAGAACTTCTACAACCATCTGATACTATACCTGGTGATCATGGCCCTATTATTTTTCATTGACTATTCTGATGGAGGAAACTGGTGGGTCCAATGGCCAATCATCGGATGGGGGATCTTTGTAGTGATACAGGGAATCAATGTGAGTAAATTCGGAAAGAACTGGGAAGATAAAAAGATCAAAGAGATCATGGAAAAAGAAGAAGACTGA